From a region of the Propionispora vibrioides genome:
- a CDS encoding substrate-binding domain-containing protein, which yields MNRHGKNNRITAIAVLMILLLSLLPAGCRDGADQVAGGDKVKYLIGVSQANLIEPWRILMNEEIKDEAVNHKDLRLIFTDAVQSSNKQIKDVEELLAQGIDLLIISPNDSAALTPIVAEAYKKIPVIVLDRAVEGYDYTLYIGPDNVLIGRDAGKLVAELLQKQGGNVIEIQGLSGSPPVRDRSEGFREVVGSTGHINILDTIIADWQRDKAEDKLAELIPRYPRIDVIFAQNDYMALGAYRATRKLGRKDVKVVGIDGFAGPTGGLKLVEEGILEGTFTCPTGGREAVQYAIAILNHERGIPKKIILRSNKMTRETIPEYLQAREGRQGNVSRTGGRIVVGFSQVGAESGWRIANSESIKQAAKDEGIELLFVEADQRQEKQIETIRSFIEQKVDVIAFAPVVATGWEGILKEAKAAGIPVILSDRAVEGVDPSLYTTFIGGDFVEEGRRAARWLAAKTKGWPTVNIVELEGTIGSAPAIDRKKGFDEISKDHPAFKVLYSASGDFTEVQGKEAMQAALAIYGGDIQVVYAHNDDMALGAIQAIEEFGLKPGRDILVVSIDATRAAFKAMLEGKLNCAVECTPLLGPQLMQAVKWHMAGRQLPIRIITSEEVFPSELAAQEYSSRRY from the coding sequence GTGAACAGGCATGGGAAAAATAACAGGATAACAGCGATTGCTGTGCTTATGATTCTGCTGCTTTCCTTATTGCCGGCCGGCTGCCGGGATGGGGCGGACCAGGTGGCGGGCGGGGATAAAGTAAAATATTTGATTGGCGTGTCGCAGGCAAACCTGATTGAGCCCTGGCGGATTCTGATGAATGAGGAAATCAAGGACGAAGCTGTAAACCATAAAGATTTGCGCCTGATCTTTACCGATGCTGTGCAGAGCAGCAACAAACAAATTAAGGATGTGGAGGAGCTGTTAGCCCAGGGGATCGACTTATTGATCATATCGCCCAATGATTCGGCGGCGCTGACACCGATTGTAGCCGAAGCCTATAAAAAAATCCCGGTTATTGTATTGGACCGGGCGGTGGAGGGATATGACTATACCCTGTACATTGGGCCCGATAATGTTCTGATCGGACGGGATGCAGGCAAGTTGGTCGCTGAGTTGCTGCAAAAGCAAGGCGGCAACGTCATTGAGATTCAGGGACTGTCCGGTTCACCGCCGGTACGGGACCGGAGTGAGGGCTTCCGGGAAGTGGTTGGCAGTACAGGACACATCAATATTCTGGACACCATTATTGCCGACTGGCAGCGAGATAAGGCCGAAGATAAGCTGGCCGAGTTGATTCCCCGTTATCCCCGGATTGACGTGATTTTCGCTCAAAACGACTATATGGCGTTAGGGGCCTACCGGGCAACCCGGAAGCTGGGACGAAAGGATGTCAAGGTGGTTGGCATTGACGGATTTGCCGGACCGACCGGTGGGTTGAAGCTGGTGGAGGAGGGGATTTTGGAAGGAACGTTTACCTGTCCTACCGGTGGCCGGGAAGCCGTGCAATACGCCATTGCTATTTTAAATCATGAACGGGGCATTCCCAAGAAGATTATTCTGCGCAGCAACAAGATGACCCGGGAGACGATACCGGAATATCTGCAGGCCAGGGAAGGCCGGCAAGGAAATGTAAGCCGGACTGGCGGCAGGATTGTGGTCGGATTTTCCCAGGTAGGCGCCGAGAGCGGCTGGCGTATTGCCAATTCGGAATCGATAAAGCAGGCGGCCAAGGATGAAGGGATTGAACTGCTGTTTGTCGAGGCTGATCAGCGTCAGGAAAAACAAATAGAAACCATCCGTTCGTTCATTGAACAGAAAGTGGACGTGATTGCCTTTGCTCCGGTGGTTGCCACCGGTTGGGAGGGCATCTTAAAAGAGGCTAAGGCAGCTGGCATTCCTGTCATCTTATCGGACCGGGCGGTGGAAGGGGTGGACCCTTCGCTATACACCACGTTTATCGGTGGTGATTTTGTGGAAGAGGGCAGGCGGGCGGCCCGTTGGCTGGCGGCAAAGACTAAGGGCTGGCCGACGGTAAATATTGTGGAGTTGGAGGGCACGATCGGGTCGGCACCGGCCATTGACCGGAAGAAAGGCTTTGACGAGATTAGTAAAGATCATCCGGCCTTTAAGGTGCTTTATTCGGCAAGCGGTGATTTTACCGAGGTGCAGGGAAAAGAGGCTATGCAGGCGGCTTTGGCAATCTATGGCGGTGATATCCAGGTGGTCTATGCTCATAATGACGATATGGCTTTAGGCGCTATTCAAGCGATTGAAGAATTTGGTTTAAAGCCGGGCCGGGATATTCTGGTTGTGTCGATCGACGCTACCAGAGCCGCCTTTAAGGCCATGCTGGAGGGAAAACTGAACTGTGCGGTTGAATGTACGCCGCTGTTAGGGCCGCAGCTTATGCAGGCGGTAAAATGGCATATGGCCGGGCGGCAACTGCCCATCCGGATTATTACTTCCGAAGAAGTATTCCCGTCTGAACTGGCTGCCCAGGAATACAGCAGCCGCCGTTACTAG
- a CDS encoding response regulator transcription factor, whose translation MWKVLIADDEPKIRRGLRNLVDWPGMGMEVAGEAEDGEMALEQARLLRPDIVLVDICMPFVNGLQFIEQLKAVAVDCVVIVITGHDEFSYAQQALKLRVFDYLLKPVAKDQLIAVLEQAGQEASRSRSQHKYLNWASRETQKNLPLLRERFYNDWVQGKLPSGQLAEQLDFLEIVLPEQAGMLLLKVVGACQREALPRAWDKEMLLFAVQNVLMDLWPADRDKMIFRDGRDAIVAICPLTGLAEWYQWSEQVQQTLERSLNQLVVVCQQPLTDWGESVAAVYQRLTAELNKRLNCTPVVLISQKFIDTYYYKEDLSLQDVAKAVQISPAYLSRLLKQETGISFIDYLTGVRVQKAIQLMNDPAVKLYEVAELVGYSNQHYFSTAFKKVLGVSPAEYRKRGIHA comes from the coding sequence ATGTGGAAAGTCTTAATCGCCGATGATGAGCCTAAAATTCGCCGAGGGCTTAGAAACCTGGTAGACTGGCCGGGAATGGGGATGGAGGTGGCTGGTGAGGCCGAGGACGGCGAAATGGCCCTGGAGCAGGCCCGGCTCCTTCGGCCGGATATCGTTCTGGTCGATATCTGCATGCCTTTTGTGAACGGTCTGCAATTTATCGAACAGTTGAAAGCCGTGGCGGTCGATTGTGTAGTGATTGTCATTACCGGCCATGATGAATTTTCTTACGCTCAGCAGGCCTTGAAGCTTCGGGTATTCGACTATTTGCTGAAACCCGTTGCCAAGGACCAGCTGATCGCTGTTTTGGAGCAGGCCGGGCAGGAAGCCAGCCGGTCAAGGTCGCAGCATAAGTATCTGAATTGGGCCAGCCGGGAAACCCAGAAGAACCTGCCATTGCTCCGGGAACGGTTTTATAATGACTGGGTGCAAGGTAAACTGCCGTCCGGTCAATTGGCCGAGCAACTGGATTTTCTGGAAATCGTGCTGCCGGAGCAGGCGGGCATGTTGCTGCTGAAGGTGGTGGGAGCCTGCCAGCGAGAAGCATTGCCGCGCGCCTGGGATAAGGAGATGCTGCTGTTTGCCGTTCAGAATGTCTTAATGGATTTGTGGCCGGCTGACAGGGACAAAATGATTTTCCGCGATGGCCGCGATGCGATAGTGGCGATCTGTCCGCTGACGGGACTGGCCGAGTGGTATCAGTGGAGTGAACAGGTGCAGCAAACGCTGGAAAGGAGTTTAAATCAACTGGTCGTTGTTTGTCAGCAACCGCTGACCGATTGGGGGGAAAGCGTTGCTGCCGTATACCAACGCCTTACGGCCGAACTGAACAAACGGCTCAATTGCACGCCGGTGGTGCTGATTTCTCAAAAGTTTATCGACACCTATTATTATAAAGAAGATTTGTCGCTTCAGGATGTGGCCAAAGCCGTCCAGATCAGTCCGGCCTATTTAAGCCGGTTGCTAAAGCAGGAGACCGGCATATCCTTTATTGATTATCTGACCGGTGTAAGGGTGCAAAAGGCCATTCAACTGATGAACGATCCGGCGGTCAAGCTGTATGAAGTAGCAGAACTGGTGGGATATTCCAATCAGCATTATTTTAGCACGGCCTTTAAAAAGGTGCTGGGGGTGTCACCGGCGGAATACCGGAAAAGAGGGATTCATGCGTGA
- a CDS encoding cache domain-containing sensor histidine kinase: protein MERLHSFISGKSIRFKLLLYFMTLILLPIITLGVLGNFLYSRSIEEQTNVQTEQMIGQVTRNVEFYIHDMENIIHYLSQEPKVKQFLLSKPSGDNVALELAVSRVIETFTGVHPEIAGILIVNEQDAYISNEMYRIARDPLTEEIWYKRAAASPRTIELFSKPIGRNITTTLNYSADDVVSIAKAVLDPATGKCLGVILIDMKLSILKQVIEAVTLGKNGFLYIMDANGGIVYAPVNPIVYRVKPDWLINPAGSIVKSIRDSEYQIMYKDSEYTKWRTVGVFSLNETLQEVTDIRYYSLLIAGITLIFAVITALFFTSSIVKPLGKLRSLMKSAEEGDLSVRFNSKYNDEIGQLGRSFNNMISEISNLIDMVYVEQKRKREAELKTLQAQIKPHFLYNTLDTIQWMAQGHNAQDIVSIVGALANLFRIGLSKGKEMIPVQEELEHIRSYLIIQKARYEDKLEYELVYDEAVLQHKVLKLILQPLVENAIYHGINSRRGGGLIRLEAQIANGRLLFTIADNGMGLSPAKMQEINELLSGGERESSGLGFGIYNVNERIRLSFGPEYGLRYYSVYGEGTQVEVWHPLLDEVSVCGKS from the coding sequence GTGGAGCGGCTCCATAGCTTTATCAGCGGCAAGAGTATCCGGTTCAAATTGCTGCTCTATTTTATGACTTTGATTTTACTGCCAATCATTACACTGGGTGTTCTTGGCAATTTTTTATACAGCCGGTCGATCGAAGAGCAGACCAATGTCCAAACCGAGCAGATGATCGGGCAGGTAACACGTAACGTGGAATTTTATATTCACGATATGGAAAATATCATCCATTATTTGTCCCAAGAACCGAAGGTGAAACAGTTTTTGCTGAGTAAGCCAAGCGGGGATAATGTTGCCCTGGAACTGGCCGTCAGCCGGGTGATTGAAACATTTACCGGCGTTCATCCCGAAATTGCGGGAATTTTGATTGTCAATGAACAGGATGCCTATATCAGCAATGAAATGTACCGCATTGCCCGCGATCCGCTGACTGAAGAGATCTGGTACAAGCGGGCGGCTGCTTCGCCGCGTACGATTGAGCTATTCAGCAAGCCGATTGGCCGGAATATTACGACAACGCTGAACTACAGTGCCGATGATGTGGTATCTATCGCCAAGGCTGTCTTGGACCCGGCCACCGGTAAATGCCTGGGAGTTATTCTGATTGATATGAAGCTGTCTATCCTTAAGCAGGTCATTGAAGCCGTCACACTGGGAAAGAACGGTTTCCTTTATATCATGGACGCTAACGGCGGCATCGTATACGCGCCGGTAAATCCTATCGTTTACCGGGTCAAGCCCGACTGGCTAATCAATCCGGCAGGTAGCATCGTAAAATCCATCCGGGACAGTGAATATCAAATTATGTATAAGGATTCGGAATATACCAAATGGCGGACGGTGGGCGTGTTTTCCCTGAATGAGACGCTGCAGGAGGTCACCGATATCCGGTATTATTCCCTGCTGATTGCCGGAATCACGCTCATTTTTGCTGTCATTACGGCACTTTTCTTTACGTCGTCTATCGTAAAACCGCTTGGCAAACTGCGCAGTCTGATGAAAAGCGCCGAGGAAGGCGACCTAAGTGTGCGGTTTAACAGTAAGTACAATGATGAAATCGGTCAATTGGGCAGAAGCTTTAATAATATGATCAGTGAGATCAGTAATTTGATTGACATGGTCTATGTGGAGCAAAAGCGTAAGCGGGAAGCCGAGCTGAAAACGCTGCAGGCGCAAATTAAACCACACTTTTTATATAATACGCTGGATACAATTCAGTGGATGGCCCAGGGGCATAATGCCCAGGATATTGTCAGCATTGTCGGCGCCTTGGCTAATTTGTTCCGTATCGGTCTCAGCAAAGGAAAGGAAATGATTCCGGTACAGGAAGAGCTGGAACATATCAGGAGTTATTTGATTATCCAAAAGGCCCGTTATGAAGACAAACTGGAGTATGAGCTCGTGTACGACGAAGCCGTTTTGCAGCATAAGGTGCTGAAGCTGATTTTGCAACCCCTGGTGGAAAACGCCATCTATCACGGTATCAATTCCCGCCGGGGCGGCGGCCTGATTAGGCTGGAGGCCCAAATAGCCAACGGCCGGCTCTTGTTTACTATTGCCGATAACGGAATGGGACTTTCCCCGGCAAAGATGCAGGAAATCAATGAACTATTGTCCGGGGGAGAGCGGGAGTCCAGCGGGCTGGGTTTTGGCATTTACAATGTAAACGAACGCATCCGCCTGTCATTCGGACCGGAGTACGGACTGCGTTATTACAGCGTGTACGGCGAGGGAACGCAAGTGGAAGTATGGCATCCGCTGTTAGATGAGGTGAGTGTATGTGGAAAGTCTTAA
- the zwf gene encoding glucose-6-phosphate dehydrogenase translates to MTYGIKPDPAVIVIFGASGDLTARKVVPALYNLFLDDYLPAQYSIVGVSRTPFNDDEFRTHLRSGVEKFSRRGTPKEKEWSAFAGNVHYLQAEYNDPSLYQKLLELDETSWSTPPNLIFYLATPPNLFPEIISQLGNFDLLRGDSRYRIVIEKPFGHDLKSAQKLNQELTQVFREHQIYRIDHYLGKETVQNILAFRFGNAVWEPIWNRNFIDHIQITVAEQIGIGRRGGYYESAGALRDMMQNHLLQLLCFMAMEPPTSFDADEIRNKKVDVMHAIRLISREEVPRFAVRGQYGGGLVEGESVPSYRAETGVRASSNTETFAALKLFIDNWRWQGVPFYLRTGKRMPARVSEISLQFRPVPHHPFSHLNTQLFQPNRLVIQIEPNEGIVLRTLAKEPGLGMKLKQVDMQYCYHDVFKTPSPDAYETLLVDILRDDPGLFMRADQVEAAWRVLDPILEVWRSNQELNFPNYQPGQWGPPEAEHLIAQDRRTWLPPVCAELKRG, encoded by the coding sequence ATGACCTATGGAATAAAACCGGACCCCGCCGTGATTGTCATCTTCGGGGCCTCTGGCGATCTTACCGCCCGTAAAGTGGTACCGGCACTTTACAATTTGTTTTTAGACGATTACCTGCCCGCTCAGTATTCTATCGTGGGCGTATCCCGCACCCCCTTCAACGACGATGAGTTCCGAACCCACCTGCGTTCGGGCGTCGAAAAGTTTTCCCGCCGCGGCACCCCTAAAGAAAAAGAGTGGTCTGCCTTTGCCGGCAATGTGCATTACCTGCAGGCCGAATACAACGATCCCTCCCTGTATCAAAAATTGCTGGAGCTTGACGAGACTAGCTGGAGCACGCCACCTAATCTGATCTTTTATCTGGCCACACCACCTAATTTATTCCCGGAAATTATCAGCCAGTTAGGCAACTTTGACCTGCTGCGCGGGGATTCCCGTTACCGTATCGTCATCGAAAAACCCTTCGGCCATGATTTAAAATCCGCCCAGAAACTGAATCAAGAGCTGACTCAGGTCTTTAGAGAACATCAGATTTATCGTATTGACCACTATCTGGGAAAAGAAACGGTACAAAACATCCTGGCCTTCCGGTTTGGCAACGCGGTTTGGGAGCCGATCTGGAACCGCAACTTTATTGACCATATCCAAATCACCGTGGCAGAGCAGATCGGTATCGGCCGCCGCGGCGGTTATTATGAATCGGCCGGGGCTCTCAGGGACATGATGCAAAATCACCTGTTGCAGCTTTTATGCTTTATGGCGATGGAGCCGCCAACCTCCTTTGACGCCGATGAAATTCGCAACAAGAAGGTCGACGTGATGCACGCTATCCGTCTGATTTCCCGGGAGGAAGTACCCCGCTTTGCCGTGCGGGGTCAGTATGGCGGTGGACTGGTGGAAGGCGAGTCGGTCCCCTCCTACCGGGCGGAAACAGGTGTCCGCGCTTCGTCCAATACGGAAACCTTCGCTGCATTAAAGCTGTTCATCGATAACTGGCGCTGGCAGGGAGTCCCCTTTTATCTACGGACAGGCAAACGGATGCCGGCCCGCGTCTCGGAAATTTCACTGCAGTTTAGACCGGTGCCGCACCATCCCTTCTCCCATCTTAACACTCAATTGTTCCAGCCGAACCGGCTGGTCATCCAAATAGAACCCAATGAGGGCATTGTACTCCGGACACTGGCTAAAGAACCGGGACTGGGCATGAAGTTAAAACAGGTCGATATGCAGTACTGCTATCACGATGTGTTTAAAACGCCTTCACCCGATGCCTACGAAACCTTGCTGGTTGATATTCTGCGGGATGATCCCGGCCTGTTTATGCGGGCCGATCAGGTGGAAGCAGCCTGGCGGGTACTTGACCCTATTCTGGAAGTCTGGCGTTCTAACCAGGAATTGAATTTTCCCAACTACCAGCCCGGTCAATGGGGCCCGCCGGAGGCTGAGCACCTGATTGCCCAGGATCGCCGGACCTGGCTGCCGCCGGTCTGCGCCGAACTAAAGAGAGGATGA
- the pgl gene encoding 6-phosphogluconolactonase — MIRIFDDPTSVAVAAAGLFAEAAAAAMQSKGSFCAALSGGSTPRRLYEELAKQPWRDQIAWEKVFLFWGDERYVAPTDPLSNQKMTHEALLDHVPIPPANLFPIPFAASAGESASLYETTLRTFFGAGPRFDLMLLGLGADGHTASLFPGTAALAETNRWVCPCRPQGTGPDRITLTFPVINRSAAILFLVTGQDKAPVIEAVLDKKNNQAALPVQQVQPVQGQITWFLDKMAAGHLSPATGN, encoded by the coding sequence TTGATTCGGATTTTTGACGACCCAACAAGTGTAGCGGTCGCCGCCGCCGGCCTGTTCGCTGAAGCAGCGGCCGCCGCTATGCAAAGCAAAGGCTCTTTCTGCGCTGCCTTATCCGGCGGCTCTACGCCGCGGCGATTGTATGAAGAGCTGGCCAAACAGCCCTGGCGCGACCAAATCGCCTGGGAGAAAGTATTTCTCTTTTGGGGTGATGAGCGTTATGTGGCGCCCACCGACCCGCTCAGCAATCAGAAAATGACCCATGAAGCCCTGCTCGATCATGTGCCTATTCCGCCAGCCAATCTCTTTCCCATTCCCTTCGCCGCTTCCGCCGGCGAGTCGGCAAGTCTCTATGAGACCACGCTTCGCACCTTCTTTGGTGCTGGGCCACGGTTTGATCTTATGCTGCTTGGCCTGGGAGCGGACGGCCACACCGCTTCGCTCTTTCCCGGCACGGCTGCCCTGGCTGAAACCAATCGCTGGGTTTGTCCCTGCCGGCCGCAGGGAACGGGACCGGACAGAATCACGCTTACCTTTCCGGTCATCAACCGGTCCGCCGCCATTTTGTTTCTCGTTACAGGCCAGGACAAAGCACCGGTCATCGAAGCAGTGCTTGATAAGAAAAATAACCAGGCCGCCTTACCCGTACAGCAAGTGCAGCCTGTGCAAGGCCAAATAACCTGGTTTCTCGACAAGATGGCTGCCGGCCATCTATCACCCGCAACTGGCAATTAA
- the gnd gene encoding decarboxylating NADP(+)-dependent phosphogluconate dehydrogenase, whose translation MPKTYQIGLIGLAVMGQNLVLNMLEKGFSVAVYNRTFSKTEEFIASLPPVTALAGARSIEEFVELLAKPRKIMLMVKAGQPVDAILNELLPHLAPGDIVIDGGNSFFTDTQRRSRQLADRGIHFIGMGVSGGEEGALHGPSLMPGGERSAYEAIAPIYTRIAAQVADGPCCAYVGPDGAGHYVKMVHNGIEYGDMQLISEAYYILKKALHLSAFELHEVFARWNQGVLNSYLIEITGDIFLQQDESTGKPLVEIIQDKAGQKGTGKWTSQSALDLGVPVPTITEAVFARCMSAYKEERVAAAPLLAGPEEPYQGDKQALIDAIHDTLYASKICSYAQGFALLKAAGETYGWQLNSGDIALLWRGGCIIRAQFLDRIKEAFTDNPELANLLVAPYFRDELSRLQKNWRLVATTCKELGIPVPAISASLDYYDSYRQAVLPANLLQAQRDYFGAHTYERLDRPGTFHTQWQKSDLK comes from the coding sequence ATGCCAAAAACCTATCAAATCGGTCTGATCGGCCTGGCAGTTATGGGGCAGAACCTGGTATTAAACATGCTGGAAAAAGGATTCTCCGTAGCCGTCTACAACCGGACATTCAGCAAGACAGAAGAGTTTATCGCCAGTCTGCCTCCAGTAACGGCACTGGCCGGAGCCCGTTCGATCGAAGAATTCGTCGAGCTGCTGGCCAAACCGCGCAAAATCATGCTCATGGTCAAAGCCGGTCAGCCGGTGGATGCCATACTCAATGAATTGCTGCCCCATCTGGCGCCCGGTGACATCGTAATCGACGGCGGCAACTCCTTTTTCACCGATACGCAGCGCCGCAGCCGGCAGCTGGCCGACCGGGGCATCCACTTTATCGGTATGGGCGTATCGGGCGGCGAGGAAGGAGCTCTCCACGGTCCCAGCCTGATGCCGGGCGGTGAACGGTCCGCCTACGAAGCTATTGCGCCAATTTACACCCGCATCGCCGCCCAGGTGGCCGATGGTCCCTGTTGCGCCTATGTAGGTCCCGATGGCGCCGGTCATTATGTAAAAATGGTCCATAACGGCATTGAATATGGCGACATGCAGCTCATCAGCGAAGCCTACTACATCTTAAAAAAGGCGCTTCATCTGTCCGCCTTTGAACTGCATGAGGTATTCGCCCGCTGGAACCAGGGAGTCCTTAACTCCTATCTGATCGAAATCACCGGCGATATTTTTCTCCAGCAGGACGAAAGCACTGGCAAACCGCTGGTTGAAATCATCCAAGACAAGGCCGGTCAAAAAGGGACCGGCAAGTGGACTTCGCAAAGTGCCCTGGATCTGGGTGTGCCGGTGCCGACCATCACGGAAGCCGTTTTTGCCCGCTGCATGTCGGCCTACAAGGAGGAGCGGGTTGCCGCCGCACCTCTGCTGGCAGGTCCGGAAGAACCCTATCAGGGCGACAAGCAGGCGTTGATCGACGCCATACATGATACGCTGTATGCCTCAAAAATCTGCTCCTACGCCCAGGGTTTTGCCCTGTTAAAAGCTGCCGGTGAAACTTACGGCTGGCAGTTGAATAGCGGTGACATCGCCCTGCTGTGGCGAGGCGGCTGCATTATCCGGGCCCAGTTCCTTGACCGCATCAAAGAAGCCTTTACCGATAATCCGGAGCTTGCCAACCTGCTGGTTGCTCCCTATTTCCGGGATGAACTGAGCCGCCTGCAGAAAAACTGGCGGCTGGTCGCAACTACCTGCAAAGAGCTGGGCATTCCCGTGCCGGCGATCAGTGCCTCGCTGGACTATTACGACAGTTACCGCCAGGCTGTACTGCCGGCCAACCTGCTCCAGGCCCAGCGGGATTATTTCGGCGCCCATACCTATGAACGGCTTGACCGTCCGGGAACTTTCCACACCCAATGGCAGAAAAGTGATCTGAAATAA